In Pseudomonas nunensis, a single window of DNA contains:
- the punC gene encoding purine nucleoside transporter PunC: MKNSFGFTCYLIGLSVLGYLGMDMYLPAFGVLGGDLHLSAGAVGASLSIFLAGFAVGQLLWGPLSDRIGRKPVLLMGLSLFALGCLGMFWVETEVQLWALRFIQAVGVCSAAVSWQALVIDRYPPHQANRLFAGIIPLMSLSPALAPLLGAMLLNHWGWQAIFAVLLGISVALLVPTALLKTTPKRLTASGERSRISFGKLLKTPAFSGNVLIYAACSAAFFAWLTASPFILGGMGYSPSDIGLSYALPTLGFLIGGFSCRSLLQRISGQLMLPWLILAFCLSMVALYLVATLTTPTLTTLLIPFCLMGLVNGASFPIIITNALMPFPENSGKAAALQNALQLGACFGASLLVSTWIEQPLQTAVIVMLGTVPVAVLGYWIQGRKRGEVERFGRVETDQ, encoded by the coding sequence ATGAAAAACTCGTTTGGTTTCACCTGCTACTTGATTGGGCTGAGCGTGCTCGGCTACCTGGGCATGGACATGTATCTCCCGGCGTTCGGCGTCCTTGGCGGCGATTTGCACTTGTCGGCCGGCGCGGTCGGCGCGAGCCTGAGCATCTTCCTCGCCGGGTTTGCCGTCGGGCAATTGTTGTGGGGCCCGTTGTCCGACCGCATCGGCCGCAAACCTGTGCTGTTAATGGGCTTGAGCCTGTTCGCACTGGGCTGCCTCGGTATGTTTTGGGTTGAAACCGAAGTGCAACTCTGGGCGCTGCGCTTTATCCAGGCCGTCGGCGTGTGCTCGGCGGCGGTCAGTTGGCAAGCGCTGGTGATCGACCGCTACCCGCCACACCAGGCCAATCGCTTGTTCGCCGGGATCATTCCGCTGATGTCCCTGTCACCCGCACTCGCGCCTCTGCTGGGGGCGATGCTGCTCAATCACTGGGGCTGGCAGGCGATTTTTGCCGTGTTGCTCGGCATCAGCGTCGCATTGCTGGTGCCCACGGCGTTGCTCAAAACCACACCGAAACGCCTGACAGCCAGCGGCGAACGTTCCCGCATCAGTTTCGGAAAACTCCTCAAGACACCGGCCTTCAGCGGCAACGTGCTGATCTACGCTGCCTGCTCCGCCGCATTCTTCGCGTGGCTCACTGCCTCACCGTTCATCCTCGGCGGCATGGGCTACAGCCCCAGCGACATCGGCCTGAGCTACGCACTTCCAACCTTGGGATTCCTGATCGGCGGCTTTAGCTGCCGCAGTTTGCTGCAACGGATCAGCGGCCAACTGATGCTGCCGTGGCTGATCCTCGCGTTTTGCCTGAGCATGGTCGCGCTGTACCTGGTGGCGACGTTGACCACGCCGACCCTGACCACATTACTGATCCCGTTTTGCCTGATGGGCTTGGTCAACGGTGCCAGTTTCCCGATCATCATTACGAATGCGCTAATGCCATTCCCGGAAAATTCCGGCAAAGCAGCGGCACTGCAAAACGCGTTGCAACTGGGGGCGTGCTTTGGCGCGAGTTTGCTGGTGTCGACCTGGATCGAGCAGCCGTTGCAAACTGCGGTGATAGTGATGCTGGGGACCGTGCCGGTGGCGGTGTTGGGGTATTGGATTCAGGGACGCAAGCGAGGAGAGGTGGAACGGTTTGGGCGGGTTGAGACGGATCAGTAA